One Oryza brachyantha chromosome 3, ObraRS2, whole genome shotgun sequence DNA segment encodes these proteins:
- the LOC102705419 gene encoding G-type lectin S-receptor-like serine/threonine-protein kinase At1g34300 produces MRPLRRKAGGGALLCCLLLLLPLLSHGADMPLGSALSPANAASWSSPNNTFSLSFTPSPTSPSLFVATIAYSGGVPVWSAGGGAGVDSGGSLRFSSNGDLQLVNGSGAVLWSSNTGGQGVTTAALQESGNLLLRNSTATMWQSFDHPTDTVVMAQNFTSGMNLTSGPYQFSLDKNTGNLTLKWTGGGTVTYFNKGYNSTFTANKTLSSPTLAMQTNGIVSLTDGSLTSPVVVAYSSNYGESGDMLRFVRLDADGNFRAYSAQRGSNAATEQWSAVADQCQVFGYCGNMGVCGYNGTSPVCRCPSENFQLNNPSDPRGGCRRKIELQNCPGNSTMLQLDNTQFLTYPPEITTEQFFVGITACRLNCLSGSSCVASTALSDGSGLCFLKVSNFVSGYQSAALPSTSFVKVCFPGLPNPPLGGGGGSPGKTSGVRGWVVAVVVLGVVSGLVLCEWALWWVLCRHSPKYGAASAQYALLEYASGAPVQFSYRELQRSTKGFKEKLGAGGFGAVYRGVLANRTVVAVKQLEGIEQGEKQFRMEVATISSTHHLNLVRLIGFCSEGRHRLLVYEFMKNGSLDAFLFGDAPGGKMPWPTRFAVAVGTARGITYLHEECRDCIVHCDIKPENILLDEHHNAKVSDFGLAKLVNPKDHRHRTLTSVRGTRGYLAPEWLANLPITAKSDVYSYGMVLLELVSGHRNFDVSEETARKKFSVWAYDEYEKGNIAAIIDRKLPGEDIDMVQVERALQVSFWCIQEQPAQRPSMGKVVQMLEGIMDLERPPPPKSSDSFLSLTSATTATGGSGSTSMVSTFTSSAAAATPVAPMPSPNVDEVQQETAAGRSASARIRDRASNSLLAPEPYMTM; encoded by the coding sequence ATGCGGCCTTTACGGCGGAAGGCCGGGGGTGGTGCTCTCCTCTGCTGCCTCTTgctccttctccctctcctgtcCCATGGCGCGGACATGCCCTTGGgctccgcgctctcgccggcgAACGCGGCGTCGTGGTCGTCTCCCAACAAcaccttctccctctccttcaCGCCGTCCCCCACCTCGCCGTCCCTCTTCGTCGCCACGATCGCCTACTCCGGCGGGGTGCCAGTCTggtcagccggcggcggcgcgggcgttgACTCGGGGGGATCGCTCCGCTTCTCGTCGAACGGCGACCTCCAGCTCGTCAACGGCTCCGGCGCCGTGCTCTGGTCGTCGAACACCGGCGGGCAGGgggtcaccaccgccgccctgcAGGAGAGCGGCAACCTCCTGCTGAGGAACTCGACGGCGACCATGTGGCAGTCGTTCGACCACCCGACGGACACGGTGGTCATGGCGCAGAACTTCACCTCCGGCATGAACCTCACCTCCGGGCCCTACCAGTTCTCCCTCGACAAGAACACCGGCAACCTCACCCTCAAGTggaccggcggcggcacggtgaCCTACTTCAACAAGGGGTACAACAGCACCTTCACGGCGAACAAGACGCTGAGCTCGCCGACGCTGGCGATGCAGACCAACGGTATCGTGTCGCTCACCGACGGCTCGCTGACATCCCCCGTCGTGGTGGCGTACAGCAGCAACTACGGCGAGAGCGGCGACATGCTGCGGTTCGTGCGGCTGGACGCGGACGGCAACTTCCGCGCCTACAGCGCGCAGCGCGGCAGCAACGCGGCGACGGAGCAGtggtcggcggtggcggaccAGTGCCAGGTGTTCGGCTACTGCGGCAACATGGGCGTGTGCGGGTACAACGGCACGTCGCCGGTGTGCCGGTGCCCGTCGGAGAACTTCCAGCTGAACAACCCCTCCGACCcgcgcggcggctgccggCGCAAGATCGAGCTCCAGAACTGCCCCGGCAACTCCACCATGCTCCAGCTCGACAACACGCAATTCCTCACCTACCCGCCGGAGATCACGACGGAGCAGTTCTTCGTCGGCATCACGGCCTGCCGCCTCAACTGCCTGTCCGGCAGCTCGTGCGTCGCCTCCACGGCGCTCTCCGACGGCTCCGGCCTCTGCTTCCTCAAGGTGTCCAACTTCGTCAGCGGTTACCAGTCGGCGGCGCTCCCCAGCACGTCGTTCGTCAAGGTCTGCTTCCCGGGCCTGCCCAACCCgcccctcggcggcggcggcgggtcgcCGGGGAAGACGTCGGGCGTCCGCGGGTGGGTGGTCGCCGTGGTGGTGCTGGGCGTGGTGTCCGGACTGGTGCTGTGCGAGTGGGCGCTGTGGTGGGTGCTGTGCCGGCACAGCCCCAAGTacggcgcggcgtcggcgcagtACGCGCTGCTGGAGTACGCCTCCGGCGCGCCGGTGCAGTTCTCCTACCGGGAGCTGCAGCGATCGACGAAGGGGTTCAAGGAGAAGCTGGGCGCCGGCGGGTTCGGCGCCGTGTACCGCGGCGTGCTGGCGAACCggacggtggtggcggtgaagCAGCTGGAGGGGATCGAGCAGGGGGAGAAGCAGTTCAGGATGGAGGTGGCCACCATCAGCAGCACGCACCACCTCAACCTCGTCCGCCTCATCGGCTTCTGCTCCGAgggccgccaccgcctgctCGTCTACGAGTTCATGAAGAACGGCTCGCTCGACGCCTTCCTCTTCGGCGACGCCCCCGGCGGCAAGATGCCGTGGCCCACgcgcttcgccgtcgccgtcggcacCGCCCGCGGCATCACCTACCTCCACGAGGAATGCCGCGACTGCATCGTGCACTGCGACATCAAGCCGGAGAACATCCTCCTCGACGAGCACCACAACGCCAAGGTCTCCGACTTCGGGCTCGCCAAGCTCGTCAACCCCAAGGACCACCGCCACCGCACGCTCACCAGCGTCCGGGGCACCCGGGGTTACCTGGCGCCGGAATGGCTGGCCAACCTCCCCATCACGGCCAAGTCCGACGTCTACAGCTACGGCATGGTGTTGCTGGAGCTCGTCAGCGGCCACCGCAACTTCGACGTGTCGGAGGAGACCGCCCGGAAGAAGTTCTCCGTCTGGGCCTACGACGAGTACGAGAAGGGGAACATCGCCGCCATCATCGACAGGAAGCTCCCCGGAGAAGACATTGACATGGTCCAGGTGGAGCGCGCGCTGCAGGTGAGCTTCTGGTGCATCCAGGAGCAGCCGGCGCAGCGGCCGTCGATGGGCAAGGTGGTGCAGATGCTGGAAGGGATCATGGATCTCgagaggccgccgccgcccaagtCGTCGGACAGTTTCTTGAGCTTGACGtcggccaccaccgccaccggtgGCAGCGGCAGCACCAGCATGGTCTCCACATTCacttcctcggcggcggcggcgacgccggtcGCGCCCATGCCGTCGCCGAACGTGGACGAGGTCCAgcaggagacggcggcggggcggtcGGCGTCGGCCAGGATCCGCGACCGGGCGTCCAATTCGCTGCTGGCGCCGGAGCCATACATGACCATGTAA
- the LOC102700516 gene encoding uncharacterized protein LOC102700516 — MRALVSPAAAAALLPRTPNHTANPSRRGGALSRHHSGRAAAAAATGDHWGADHHRQYHGGGGGSGRKRAAGSDGRAGHSVQCDVDVVSWRERRVFASVAVAADVDTVWRVITDYERLADFIPNLVHSGRIPCPHQGRIWLEQRGLQQALYWHIEARVVLDLQEVPDAVTGRELHFSLVDGDFKKFEGKWSIRSGPRSSSAILLYEVNVIPRFNFPAIFLERIIRSDLPVNLRALACRAENIYLGNQRHGTAKFSGAGSRFHNFRNATTENDAISLNKFKEASPSGLGGVLSSPPSELNSKWGVYGNVCRLDRPCVVDEIHLRRFDGLLEHEGAHRFVFASITVKAPVREVWNILTAYEKLPEFVPNLAISRIILRDNNKVRILQEGCKGLLYMVLHARVVMDLHEKLEREISFEQVEGDFYSFKGKWRLEQLGDQHTLLKYMVETKMHKDTFLSESILEEVIYEDLPSNLCAIRDYIEKAEAESGNSTTSSCVATNSDTISVDYAEGRQSEQASSSCSSSPAKQRPKVPGLQKDIEVLKSELERFIAKYGQDGFMPKRKHLRLHGRVDIEKAITRMGGFRKIAGIMNLSLSYKNRKPRGYWDNLENLQEEIRRFQKNWGMDPSYMPSRKSFERAGRYDIARALEKWGGVQEVSRLLSLELRRPRRQANSADESKAGSSCAMTNKNASKPEKPSVSPDKQKWLLKLKDLDANWIEY, encoded by the exons ATGAGGGCTCTcgtctcccccgccgccgccgccgcattgcTCCCGCGAACCCCGAACCACACCGcgaaccctagccgccgcgGGGGTGCGCTCTCGCGGCACCATTCTGGCcgtgcggccgccgcggccgccaccgGCGACCACTGGGGCGCTGACCACCACCGCCAGtaccacggcggcggaggcggaagcggACGGAAGAGGGCCGCGGGCTCCGATGGTCGCGCGGGCCACAGCGTGCAGTGCGACGTGGACGTGGTGTCgtggcgggagcggcgggtgtTCGCGTCcgtggcggtggccgcggATGTCGACACCGTGTGGCGCGTCATCACCGACTACGAGCGGCTCGCCGACTTCATCCCCAACCTCGTTCACAG TGGGAGGATACCGTGCCCGCACCAGGGCAGGATATGGCTCGAGCAGAGGGGCCTGCAGCAAGCGCTTTACTGGCATATCGAGGCACGCGTCGTGTTGGATCTCCAGGAGGTCCCTGATGCC GTTACTGGCCGAGAGCTCCACTTCTCCTTGGTTGATGGTGACTTTAAGAAGTTTGAAGGGAAATGGTCCATCAGATCTGGTCCAAG GTCATCTAGTGCAATTCTGTTATATGAAGTTAACGTGATTCCAAGATTTAATTTCCCAGCGATCTTTCTTGAGAGGATCATAAGGTCGGATCTTCCTGTGAATCTTCGAGCCTTGGCCTGTAGAGctgaaaacatatatttaggAAACCAAAGGCATGGGACTGCGAAATTTAGTGGTGCAGGCTCCAGGTTTCATAACTTTCGTAATGCCACCACCGAGAATGATGCTATTTCTCTTAATAAGTTCAAAGAAGCATCTCCTTCTGGTTTAGGTGGCGTGCTTTCTTCACCTCCGTCTGAGTTGAATAGCAAATGGGGAGTATATGGAAATGTCTGTAGACTTGATAGGCCGTGTGTGGTAGATGAGATCCATCTTCGAAGATTTGATGGTCTCTTG GAACATGAAGGGGCTCACAGGTTTGTGTTTGCTAGTATCACTGTGAAAGCACCAGTTCGAGAAGTATGGAATATTCTCACTGCATATGAAAAGTTGCCTGA GTTTGTGCCAAATCTGGCTATCAGTAGGATTATTCTTCGGGATAATAACAAGGTTCGCATACTGCAG GAAGGTTGCAAGGGTCTACTTTATATGGTTCTTCATGCCCGTGTTGTTATGGATCTTCATGAGAAACTTGAACGTGAAATCAGCTTTGAGCAAGTTGAAGGTGATTTCTACTCATTTAAAGGAAAATGGCGTCTGGAACAACTTGGTGATCAGCACACCTTGTTGAAGTATATGGTCGAGACTAAGATGCATAAAGATACCTTTCTCTCAGAGTCTATCCTTGAAGAG GTCATATATGAAGATCTTCCGTCAAACTTATGTGCAATCCGTGATTATATTGAAAAGGCTGAAGCTGAGAGTGGTAACTCCACTACTAGCTCTTGTGTAGCAACAAATTCAGATACTATTTCTGTTGATTATGCAGAAGGTAGGCAATCAGAACAAGCATCCTCGTCTTGTTCTTCAAGTCCTGCAAAGCAGAGACCAAAAGTCCCAGGTCTTCAAAAGGACATTGAGGTCCTCAAATCTGAACTTGAGAGATTTATTGCAAAATATGGTCAGGATGGCTTCATGCCTAAGAGAAAGCACCTCCGTTTGCATGGAAGGGTGGATATTGAGAAGGCGATAACACGTATGGGTGGATTCAGGAAGATCGCCGGCATAATGAATCTTTCACTTTCTTATAAAAATCGGAAACCAAGAGGTTATTGGGATAATCTGGAGAACTTGCAAGAAGAG ATCAGGCGATTCCAGAAGAACTGGGGGATGGACCCTTCTTATATGCCAAGTAGAAAGTCCTTTGAGAGAGCTG GACGTTACGACATTGCTCGGGCGTTGGAAAAATGGGGTGGAGTACAGGAGGTTTCTCGCCTTCTTTCTCTTGAACTCAGACGACCTAGAAGACAAGCCAACTCTGCTGATGAGAGTAAGGCTGGATCCTCATGTGCTATGACAAATAAAAACGCAAGCAAGCCAGAGAAACCAAGTGTTTCTCCAGACAAACAGAAATGGCTTCTGAAGCTGAAGGATCTGGATGCCAATTGGATCGAGTACTAA